DNA sequence from the Acidimicrobiia bacterium genome:
CACCTTCACGTTGCGAATCGCCTCGGGTCCGAACCAGTCCTTGACGACGCGCGCGGCGAGGCCCATCGAGAGCATGCCGTGGCCGAACACCGACGGGTTGCCGACCTGGCTCGCGATCGTGTCGTCGTGGTGCATCGGGTTGAAGTCTCCCGACGCGCCCGCGTAACGCACGAACATGGTGCGGGTGAGGGGCGGGAACTCCTGCGTCTTCTCTTCGCCCACGGCGACGGAACCACTCAC
Encoded proteins:
- a CDS encoding MaoC/PaaZ C-terminal domain-containing protein, whose protein sequence is MSGSVAVGEEKTQEFPPLTRTMFVRYAGASGDFNPMHHDDTIASQVGNPSVFGHGMLSMGLAARVVKDWFGPEAIRNVKVRFAKQVWPGDVLTCVATVTGTREEGGEQLVDLDLVVSNQNGDKAITGTATAVAS